One window of the Zea mays cultivar B73 chromosome 3, Zm-B73-REFERENCE-NAM-5.0, whole genome shotgun sequence genome contains the following:
- the LOC100502191 gene encoding uncharacterized protein isoform X1, whose amino-acid sequence MRQRQTGRVADALSLLDDMLLCGYQPNVVRYIVLQEAMCKNSGFEQAMAVLDELLAKGCTPNIVMYNVITNDVFREGCVDDAREILNRLSSYGYGFQTNTVSYTTLLKGLCASKRWDDILEFFVEMMEKNCMPNEVTFDMLIIFFCRVGSYGCNPDTISYTTVLKGWCHAERWNDANELL is encoded by the exons ATGCGACAGCGGCAGACCGGTAGGGTCGCCGACGCGCTCAGCCTGCTCGACGATATGCTCCTCTGCGGGTACCAGCCCAACGTCGTACGCTACATTGTGCTCCAGGAGGCCATGTGCAAGAACAGTGGGTTCGAGCAGGCCATGGCAGTCCTTGACGAGTTGCTTGCGAAGGGATGCACACCCAACATCGTCATGTACAATGTCATCACCAATGACGTGTTCAGGGAAGGCTGCGTTGATGATGCCAGGGAGATCTTGAATAGATTGTCCTCTTACGGTTACGGGTTCCAGACCAACACTGTTAGCTATACCACCCTCCTGAAGGGCTTATGCGCTTCTAAGCGGTGGGATGACATTTTGGAGTTCTTTGTCGAGATGATGGAGAAGAACTGCATGCCAAACGAGGTGACATTTGACATGCTAATCATATTCTTTTGTCGAGTAG GTTCCTACGGGTGCAATCCAGATACCATTAGCTATACCACGGTCCTAAAGGGCTGGTGTCATGCTGAGCGATGGAATGATGCCAACGAACTTTTGTAA
- the LOC100502191 gene encoding uncharacterized protein isoform X2 has product MRQRQTGRVADALSLLDDMLLCGYQPNVVRYIVLQEAMCKNSGFEQAMAVLDELLAKGCTPNIVMYNVITNDVFREGCVDDAREILNRLSSYGYGFQTNTVSYTTLLKGLCASKRWDDILEFFVEMMEKNCMPNEVTFDMLIIFFCRVGMFLNE; this is encoded by the coding sequence ATGCGACAGCGGCAGACCGGTAGGGTCGCCGACGCGCTCAGCCTGCTCGACGATATGCTCCTCTGCGGGTACCAGCCCAACGTCGTACGCTACATTGTGCTCCAGGAGGCCATGTGCAAGAACAGTGGGTTCGAGCAGGCCATGGCAGTCCTTGACGAGTTGCTTGCGAAGGGATGCACACCCAACATCGTCATGTACAATGTCATCACCAATGACGTGTTCAGGGAAGGCTGCGTTGATGATGCCAGGGAGATCTTGAATAGATTGTCCTCTTACGGTTACGGGTTCCAGACCAACACTGTTAGCTATACCACCCTCCTGAAGGGCTTATGCGCTTCTAAGCGGTGGGATGACATTTTGGAGTTCTTTGTCGAGATGATGGAGAAGAACTGCATGCCAAACGAGGTGACATTTGACATGCTAATCATATTCTTTTGTCGAGTAGGTATGTTCTTGAACGAATGA